The uncultured Desulfobulbus sp. genome window below encodes:
- a CDS encoding nitrogenase component 1, with amino-acid sequence MSKNPPTFSKPKKPNYLSTTNACKLCKPLGACLAFKGIEGAVPYLHGSQGCATYMRRYIISHFNEPIDIASSSLSEKHAVYGGGPNLKLGLTNVAEKYRPEVIGIATTCLTETIGDDVGMYLHQFAEDTKGSVGMPTFINVSTPSYSGTHMEGFHAAIREVAAQLSDGGPCNETVNLIPGFVSSADYRLLHEILTDFGLDYTLLPDLSETMDGPAMLEYEKIQSGGTPLERIKGMGRAKKTIEFGPTLASMKTAGDVLRDKFSVPHTRVGMPIGIRETDVFFKILEEISGLPTPEKYAKQRGRLIDAYVDGHKYVSGKRAVVYGEEDLVVGMTSFLTEIGIQPVLCATGGTSGKLKEAIAAVTSDTLLEQPQVFEDVDFYQIDEMAEQLDIDLVVGHSKGFALAKKLNIPLIRVGFPIHDRIGGQRILHLGYAGAQQLFDTVANAMIEKKQSDSPVGYFYM; translated from the coding sequence ATGAGTAAAAATCCACCGACCTTCAGTAAACCGAAGAAACCCAATTACCTCTCCACAACCAACGCCTGCAAACTGTGCAAACCGCTGGGTGCCTGCCTGGCTTTTAAAGGCATCGAAGGGGCAGTTCCCTACCTGCATGGTTCCCAGGGCTGCGCCACCTATATGCGGCGTTATATCATCAGTCATTTTAACGAGCCCATCGACATCGCCTCATCATCGCTTTCCGAAAAACACGCGGTGTACGGCGGCGGCCCCAACCTGAAACTCGGTCTGACCAACGTGGCAGAGAAGTACCGCCCCGAGGTCATCGGCATCGCCACAACCTGTCTTACCGAGACCATCGGCGATGACGTGGGCATGTACCTGCATCAGTTTGCCGAAGACACCAAAGGCTCTGTTGGCATGCCGACCTTTATCAATGTGTCCACACCGAGCTACTCCGGCACCCATATGGAAGGTTTTCATGCAGCCATCCGAGAAGTCGCCGCCCAGCTCAGCGACGGTGGCCCCTGCAACGAGACGGTGAACCTGATTCCTGGCTTTGTCAGCTCAGCTGACTATCGCCTGCTTCACGAGATCCTCACCGATTTTGGCCTGGACTACACTCTGCTGCCGGATCTCAGCGAGACCATGGATGGCCCGGCCATGCTGGAATACGAAAAAATTCAGTCCGGTGGAACCCCACTTGAGCGCATCAAGGGTATGGGGCGCGCCAAAAAGACTATTGAATTTGGTCCCACGCTGGCATCCATGAAAACCGCAGGTGATGTCCTTCGCGATAAGTTCAGCGTCCCCCATACACGCGTAGGCATGCCCATTGGCATTCGCGAGACCGACGTTTTCTTCAAGATCCTTGAGGAAATCAGCGGGCTCCCGACTCCGGAAAAATATGCAAAACAACGTGGCCGTCTCATTGATGCTTATGTCGATGGCCACAAGTATGTCTCAGGTAAACGAGCCGTTGTCTACGGTGAAGAAGATCTGGTAGTCGGCATGACTTCTTTTCTGACCGAGATAGGTATTCAACCCGTGCTCTGCGCCACCGGCGGCACCTCAGGCAAATTAAAAGAAGCTATTGCTGCGGTTACCAGCGACACCCTGCTAGAGCAGCCTCAGGTCTTTGAAGATGTCGATTTTTACCAAATAGATGAGATGGCCGAGCAGCTGGATATCGACCTGGTGGTTGGTCACTCCAAAGGATTCGCCTTGGCCAAAAAACTGAACATCCCCCTGATTCGTGTCGGCTTTCCCATCCATGATCGGATTGGTGGTCAGCGTATCCTTCACCTTGGCTACGCCGGAGCACAGCAGCTCTTTGATACTGTTGCCAATGCAATGATCGAGAAAAAACAGTCCGATTCCCCGGTCGGCTACTTCTATATGTGA
- the nifB gene encoding nitrogenase cofactor biosynthesis protein NifB has product MINEKDFNRHPCFNVKAKGQYGRVHLPVAPKCNIQCNYCNRKYDCVNESRPGVTSTLLSPDQAKVYMDKVLEKEPRISVAGIAGPGDPFANPEETLGTMRRIRQAHPDTILCLSSNGMNLAPHVPEIAEIGVSHVTITINAVDPEITQHVYAWVRDGKVLYRGKQGAELLLARQLKAIEELKKHGITVKVNTIVMPGINDHHIPELAAKMKEMGVDLLNCMAMIPNADTAFENLEEPSKEMMDRIRNEAEKFLPQMRHCTRCRADAVGLLDNDKTEEFRGCLSACSQLPKPEEAVRPYVAVATLEGVLVNQHLGEATRFQIWSEDGEGGYKLVEERQAPPAGGGAQRWHNISRLLADCRAILVNDLGDSPKEILKKKGVQPVTMAGFIERGLEAVYTGRGLSQLQGRMRKCSSKGACAGGGNGCG; this is encoded by the coding sequence ATGATTAACGAAAAAGATTTCAATCGCCATCCCTGCTTCAACGTCAAAGCAAAAGGTCAGTACGGCCGGGTGCATCTCCCGGTTGCACCGAAATGCAACATCCAGTGCAACTATTGCAACCGAAAATACGACTGCGTCAACGAATCACGTCCGGGGGTCACCTCCACCCTGCTCAGCCCAGACCAGGCCAAGGTGTACATGGATAAGGTCCTCGAAAAAGAGCCGCGTATCTCGGTGGCGGGCATCGCAGGTCCTGGTGATCCTTTTGCCAACCCGGAAGAGACCCTGGGTACCATGCGCCGTATCCGCCAGGCACACCCGGACACCATTCTCTGCCTGTCTTCCAACGGCATGAACCTGGCGCCCCATGTTCCTGAGATTGCCGAGATTGGCGTGTCCCACGTAACCATCACCATCAATGCGGTCGATCCGGAGATCACCCAGCATGTCTACGCCTGGGTTCGTGACGGCAAGGTACTTTATCGCGGTAAACAGGGGGCAGAATTACTCCTTGCCCGCCAGCTCAAAGCAATCGAAGAGCTGAAAAAACACGGCATCACCGTAAAAGTAAACACCATCGTTATGCCCGGCATCAATGATCACCACATTCCTGAGCTCGCAGCCAAGATGAAGGAGATGGGTGTCGACCTGCTCAACTGCATGGCCATGATTCCCAACGCGGATACCGCCTTTGAGAATCTGGAAGAGCCGAGCAAAGAAATGATGGATCGCATTCGCAACGAGGCAGAGAAGTTTCTGCCCCAGATGCGCCACTGCACCCGCTGCCGGGCTGATGCGGTCGGCCTGCTGGATAACGATAAGACCGAAGAGTTTCGCGGCTGTCTCAGCGCCTGCTCCCAGTTGCCAAAACCCGAAGAAGCGGTTCGCCCCTATGTGGCGGTGGCGACCCTGGAGGGTGTTCTGGTCAATCAGCATCTGGGTGAGGCAACCCGCTTCCAGATCTGGAGCGAGGATGGCGAAGGTGGGTATAAACTGGTGGAAGAGCGGCAGGCTCCTCCGGCGGGAGGAGGCGCTCAGCGCTGGCATAATATCTCCCGCCTGCTTGCTGACTGCCGGGCCATCCTGGTGAACGATCTGGGTGATTCCCCTAAAGAAATACTGAAGAAAAAAGGTGTGCAGCCGGTGACCATGGCTGGATTCATCGAGCGTGGACTGGAAGCCGTCTATACCGGACGGGGTTTAAGCCAGTTGCAAGGTCGCATGCGAAAATGTTCTTCAAAAGGCGCCTGCGCAGGTGGTGGGAATGGTTGCGGCTGA
- the nifE gene encoding nitrogenase iron-molybdenum cofactor biosynthesis protein NifE, whose protein sequence is MEAVALKDRENQIFVKGDKPFDIVCNKDSLAGAVSQRACVFCGSRVVLYPIADAVHLVHGPIGCAVYTWDIRGALSSGPELHRLSFSTDLQEKDVIFGGEKKLAAALNELIERHNPKAAFVYSTCIVGIIGDDLDAVCKKASEECGIPVIPVKSEGFKGNKRAGYKAACDALFHLIGTGDTSKISKHSLNILGDFNLAGEIWMIREYYERMGIEVVANITGDGRVADIQRSHGAALNVVQCSGSTMELANMMEEKYGIPSLRVSYFGIEDMAEALYDIARFFKDPEMMERTKKIVEEEVKKLAVALEPYRKALAGKKAAIYVGGSFKAFSLVKAFRLIDMQVVMVGSQTGTKEDYIELAAIVDPGTVIVDDTNPLELTSFLKEKEVDVFVGGVKERPIAYKLGIGFCDHNHERKEALAGFEGMLNFAKEVYASVTSPVWQFVPRNKSAELTD, encoded by the coding sequence ATGGAAGCAGTAGCATTAAAAGATAGAGAAAATCAAATTTTCGTCAAAGGCGACAAGCCCTTTGATATTGTCTGTAATAAGGACAGCTTAGCAGGAGCAGTGAGTCAGAGAGCCTGCGTTTTTTGTGGCTCGCGTGTTGTCCTTTACCCCATTGCGGATGCAGTTCACCTGGTACACGGCCCCATTGGCTGCGCTGTGTACACCTGGGATATTCGTGGCGCCCTTTCTTCAGGGCCTGAGCTGCACCGCCTTTCCTTTTCCACTGATCTTCAGGAAAAAGACGTCATTTTTGGTGGCGAGAAAAAGCTTGCAGCCGCCTTAAACGAATTGATCGAACGTCACAATCCCAAGGCAGCTTTTGTCTACTCCACCTGTATTGTCGGTATCATCGGTGATGACCTGGATGCAGTCTGCAAAAAAGCCTCTGAGGAATGTGGCATTCCCGTTATTCCAGTTAAATCCGAAGGGTTCAAAGGGAACAAACGTGCTGGATACAAGGCCGCCTGCGATGCCCTCTTTCACCTGATCGGCACCGGCGACACCTCCAAAATCTCCAAACATTCGCTGAACATTCTGGGTGACTTCAACCTGGCAGGAGAGATCTGGATGATCCGTGAATATTACGAACGCATGGGCATTGAGGTGGTCGCCAACATCACCGGTGATGGTCGGGTTGCCGATATTCAACGATCGCATGGCGCAGCCCTCAACGTGGTTCAGTGTTCCGGATCCACCATGGAACTGGCCAACATGATGGAAGAAAAATACGGCATTCCCTCCCTTCGTGTCTCCTATTTCGGCATCGAGGATATGGCCGAAGCGCTGTATGACATTGCCCGTTTCTTCAAAGATCCTGAGATGATGGAGCGCACCAAAAAAATCGTTGAAGAAGAAGTAAAAAAACTCGCGGTCGCCCTTGAACCCTACCGTAAAGCCCTGGCCGGAAAAAAGGCCGCCATCTATGTCGGTGGTTCGTTCAAGGCCTTCTCTCTGGTCAAAGCCTTCCGCCTGATCGATATGCAGGTGGTCATGGTCGGCTCTCAAACCGGCACCAAGGAAGATTATATCGAACTTGCAGCTATCGTTGACCCTGGAACGGTTATCGTCGACGACACCAACCCGCTGGAGCTCACCTCCTTTTTGAAAGAAAAGGAAGTGGATGTCTTTGTAGGCGGCGTCAAAGAGCGCCCCATAGCCTACAAGCTGGGGATTGGTTTTTGTGACCATAATCATGAGCGCAAAGAGGCACTGGCCGGTTTTGAAGGCATGCTCAACTTTGCAAAAGAGGTGTATGCCTCGGTCACCAGTCCGGTCTGGCAGTTTGTCCCGCGCAACAAAAGCGCTGAATTGACTGATTAA
- the pabB gene encoding aminodeoxychorismate synthase component I encodes MKSSSQKNCVVVFDAQARLWRLLRAPCRVISTARPEEVVACVQEVEAEVSIRGVIAAGFVAYEAALAFDAALRVQGDSLGFPLVWFALYEQWSEYAFENCECNGIAPDWQADIDEAEYQRCISQVQCYISAGDTYQVNYSYRRRAEFSGEGWALFCQLASQHQPEFGAYLHIGDWEVLSLSPELFFTRKGKLITSIPMKGTMARGLSSLDDEAQGKRLQACCKNRAENVMIVDMVRNDLGRIAVPGSVRVDELFALRRYPTLWQMVSSVSGEADASLAEIFAALFPAASITGAPKARTMELIAELESTPRRLYTGSIGFLLPDGRAQFSVAIRTMLYDRLRQRLEYGVGGGIVADSSAMGEWHETQVKTLVCHRHDPEFSLLETMRWTPEEGIFLFEYHLQRLEASARYFNYPYQATTVRKLLMQAVADWNKGSCKLRLLISRQGQVQIEAAPLELQPTARPVRLVQAPEAVDQDNRFLYHKTTQRDLYAQARVSAPVQADDVLFYNKKGELTETTIANIVVTLQGRRYTPPVCCGLLPGTYRQYLLDRGEIEERVLRLDCLRKVEDITLINSVRGERAALCL; translated from the coding sequence ATGAAAAGCTCGTCTCAGAAAAATTGTGTTGTTGTATTCGATGCCCAGGCCCGGCTCTGGCGTTTGTTGCGTGCGCCATGTCGCGTTATCAGCACCGCGCGTCCTGAAGAGGTCGTTGCCTGCGTGCAGGAAGTGGAGGCGGAGGTCTCAATTCGGGGGGTGATTGCCGCAGGGTTTGTTGCCTACGAGGCGGCCCTGGCATTCGATGCCGCACTCAGGGTGCAGGGGGATTCCTTGGGATTTCCTCTGGTATGGTTCGCTCTCTATGAACAGTGGTCGGAGTATGCTTTTGAAAATTGTGAGTGCAACGGGATCGCCCCGGACTGGCAGGCTGATATCGACGAGGCGGAATATCAGCGCTGCATCTCTCAGGTACAGTGCTACATCAGTGCCGGTGACACCTATCAGGTGAATTACAGTTATCGCCGCCGAGCTGAGTTTAGCGGCGAAGGCTGGGCCCTGTTTTGCCAGCTAGCCTCACAGCATCAGCCGGAATTTGGTGCGTATCTGCATATTGGAGACTGGGAGGTTCTTTCTTTATCCCCGGAGCTGTTTTTCACCAGGAAGGGAAAGTTGATCACCTCCATCCCCATGAAAGGAACCATGGCGCGTGGGCTGAGCAGCCTTGACGATGAGGCTCAAGGAAAGCGTCTCCAGGCCTGTTGTAAGAACAGAGCAGAAAACGTGATGATTGTGGATATGGTGCGCAATGATCTTGGACGCATTGCCGTGCCCGGCTCGGTGCGGGTGGATGAGCTGTTTGCGCTACGTCGGTATCCCACCCTCTGGCAAATGGTTTCATCCGTCAGCGGAGAGGCGGATGCGTCCTTGGCAGAGATTTTTGCAGCTCTTTTCCCCGCCGCTTCCATTACGGGTGCGCCGAAAGCACGTACCATGGAACTCATTGCAGAGCTGGAATCTACGCCACGTCGTCTCTACACGGGAAGTATTGGTTTTCTTCTGCCCGATGGTCGCGCTCAGTTTAGCGTGGCTATTCGGACCATGCTCTATGATCGGCTCAGGCAGCGGCTTGAGTATGGTGTCGGCGGAGGCATTGTCGCAGATTCTTCCGCTATGGGCGAGTGGCATGAGACCCAGGTGAAAACTCTGGTCTGCCACAGGCATGATCCGGAGTTTTCTCTCCTGGAAACCATGCGCTGGACCCCGGAGGAGGGAATTTTTCTGTTTGAGTATCATCTGCAGCGGCTGGAGGCGTCGGCCAGATACTTCAATTATCCCTACCAGGCTACAACGGTGCGTAAACTTCTGATGCAGGCGGTGGCTGACTGGAACAAAGGGAGCTGTAAACTCCGTCTGCTTATCAGCCGACAGGGGCAGGTCCAGATAGAGGCAGCCCCTCTTGAACTGCAGCCCACGGCAAGGCCGGTGCGGCTTGTGCAGGCCCCGGAGGCGGTCGACCAGGACAATCGTTTCCTGTATCACAAAACGACCCAACGGGATCTGTATGCCCAGGCCCGTGTCTCCGCCCCTGTGCAGGCTGATGATGTCCTTTTCTACAACAAAAAAGGCGAGTTAACAGAGACAACTATTGCCAATATCGTGGTGACGCTTCAGGGGCGTCGGTACACCCCACCGGTCTGTTGCGGACTTTTACCTGGGACCTATCGCCAGTACCTCCTGGATCGGGGGGAGATCGAAGAGCGAGTGCTCCGGCTTGATTGTCTGCGCAAGGTAGAGGACATCACCCTGATTAACAGTGTACGTGGAGAACGTGCGGCTCTCTGTCTCTAG
- a CDS encoding response regulator, whose protein sequence is MAKKILIVEDEKLIGLMLAENVKELGCQVTGVVNNGAAALHAVEIEPPDAILMDISLDGVMSGIETARRIKSVRDIPVLFFTGYQDPNLLSQAKAVRPVGIVDKLDSTENIQQAICSLLC, encoded by the coding sequence ATGGCAAAAAAAATTCTGATCGTTGAGGATGAAAAGCTCATTGGCCTGATGCTGGCCGAAAACGTTAAAGAACTCGGTTGTCAGGTCACGGGGGTTGTTAACAATGGTGCGGCCGCATTGCATGCTGTTGAAATAGAGCCGCCGGATGCAATCCTCATGGATATCAGCCTTGATGGTGTTATGAGTGGCATTGAAACTGCTCGCCGTATCAAGTCTGTCCGTGATATCCCGGTACTTTTTTTTACAGGATACCAGGATCCCAATCTTCTTTCCCAGGCCAAGGCTGTGCGGCCTGTGGGGATTGTTGATAAGCTGGATAGCACAGAAAATATTCAACAGGCCATCTGTTCCCTCCTGTGTTAA